In one window of Azotobacter salinestris DNA:
- a CDS encoding FKBP-type peptidyl-prolyl cis-trans isomerase codes for MTELRIGPDREVTLHFAIKLDSGDVVDSTFDKRPATFRVGDGNLLPGFELSLYGLKAGDRRALPIAPEQGFGRPNPQNVQVMPRSQFEGMELSEGLLVIFNDAASGEMPGVVKSFDDKQVTVDFNHPLAGRDLTFEVEILEVKPV; via the coding sequence ATGACTGAGCTGCGTATCGGTCCCGATCGGGAAGTCACCCTACATTTTGCCATCAAGCTCGACTCGGGCGATGTGGTCGACAGCACCTTCGACAAGCGTCCGGCCACCTTTCGGGTCGGCGATGGCAATCTGTTGCCCGGTTTCGAGCTGTCCCTCTACGGCCTCAAGGCCGGCGACCGGCGCGCCCTGCCGATCGCGCCGGAGCAGGGCTTCGGCCGGCCCAACCCACAGAACGTGCAGGTCATGCCACGCAGCCAGTTCGAGGGCATGGAACTCTCGGAAGGCCTGCTGGTGATCTTCAACGACGCAGCCAGCGGCGAGATGCCGGGGGTCGTCAAGTCCTTCGACGACAAGCAGGTCACCGTCGACTTCAATCATCCGCTGGCCGGACGCGACTTGACCTTCGAGGTGGAAATCCTCGAGGTCAAACCCGTCTGA
- the lspA gene encoding signal peptidase II, with amino-acid sequence MNSRFGKLPWLWLSLLVFVLDQASKLYFEGTLRLYQQIEIVPGLFSWTLAYNTGAAFSFLAGESGWQRWLFALIAIAVSGVLVVWLKRLQAAETWLAVALALVLGGAVGNLFDRVAYGHVIDFILVHWQDRWFFPAFNLADSAITVGAIMLALDMFISKKSGETAHD; translated from the coding sequence ATGAATTCCCGTTTCGGCAAGCTTCCCTGGCTCTGGCTGAGCCTGCTGGTATTCGTCCTCGACCAGGCCAGCAAGCTCTATTTCGAGGGCACCCTGCGACTCTACCAGCAGATCGAGATCGTTCCCGGTCTGTTCAGCTGGACCCTGGCCTACAATACCGGCGCCGCCTTCAGCTTCCTCGCCGGCGAGTCCGGCTGGCAGCGCTGGCTGTTCGCCCTGATCGCCATCGCAGTCAGTGGCGTGCTGGTGGTCTGGCTCAAGCGCCTCCAGGCCGCCGAGACCTGGCTGGCCGTCGCTCTGGCTCTGGTGCTGGGCGGCGCCGTGGGCAATCTGTTCGATCGTGTGGCCTATGGCCATGTGATCGACTTCATCCTGGTGCACTGGCAGGACCGCTGGTTCTTCCCGGCATTCAACCTGGCCGACAGTGCCATTACCGTGGGCGCCATCATGCTGGCGCTGGATATGTTCATCAGCAAGAAGTCCGGAGAAACCGCCCATGACTGA